In Fluviicola taffensis DSM 16823, the following are encoded in one genomic region:
- a CDS encoding AAA family ATPase, translating into MIQEGNDDLAAYMPSNEDQSNESSNNPVAPKEQPSALSQSPAQETVPEAFVQRDQTELLWVAEKVNRVREEMRKYVIGQSEMIELLLAGIFSNGHILLEGVPGVAKTLSSKALSKVLHVDFSRIQFTPDLMPSDVIGTSVFNMKDSNFNFKKGPIFSNIVLIDEINRAPAKTQAALFEVMEERQITYDGTRYEMSFPFLVIATQNPVEQEGTYNLPEAQLDRFLFKIKLDYPTLEEEMLILTRYKEQIKSPDLENILSVFTADELRKVQTVVEKIIIEDRLIQYIAQIVNKTRNHSKIYLGGSPRASLSILKSAKAFAAIRGRDFVTPDDIQFVTIHVLNHRLILTPEAEMEGTRVEEVVREIVQTIEVPR; encoded by the coding sequence ATGATCCAAGAAGGAAATGACGATTTAGCGGCTTACATGCCGAGTAACGAAGATCAATCAAACGAATCTTCTAATAATCCTGTAGCTCCAAAAGAGCAACCAAGTGCTTTGTCTCAAAGTCCTGCGCAAGAAACCGTGCCAGAAGCTTTTGTACAACGCGATCAAACCGAACTATTGTGGGTCGCTGAGAAAGTGAACCGCGTTCGTGAAGAAATGCGCAAATATGTGATTGGGCAATCTGAAATGATTGAATTGTTATTGGCAGGGATTTTTTCCAACGGACATATTTTGTTGGAAGGTGTTCCTGGAGTTGCAAAAACACTTTCTTCCAAAGCACTTTCAAAAGTATTGCATGTTGATTTTTCGCGTATTCAGTTTACACCCGATTTAATGCCTTCGGATGTGATTGGTACTTCTGTTTTCAACATGAAGGACAGTAACTTTAACTTCAAAAAAGGGCCAATATTCTCCAATATCGTGTTGATTGATGAGATTAATCGTGCACCAGCAAAAACGCAAGCAGCCTTGTTTGAGGTAATGGAAGAAAGACAAATTACGTATGATGGAACACGTTACGAAATGTCGTTTCCGTTTTTAGTGATTGCCACTCAAAACCCTGTTGAGCAAGAAGGAACATACAATTTACCGGAAGCTCAATTAGACCGTTTCTTATTCAAAATCAAATTGGATTATCCAACCTTGGAAGAAGAAATGCTCATCTTGACACGCTACAAAGAGCAAATTAAATCCCCAGATTTAGAAAATATCCTGTCTGTATTCACTGCTGATGAATTGCGCAAAGTGCAAACGGTTGTAGAAAAAATTATCATCGAAGATCGCTTAATACAATACATTGCTCAAATCGTAAACAAAACAAGAAATCATTCTAAAATCTATTTAGGAGGATCTCCACGTGCTTCGCTTTCGATCTTGAAATCTGCCAAAGCATTTGCAGCCATTCGCGGTAGAGACTTTGTAACTCCAGATGATATTCAGTTTGTAACGATTCATGTGTTGAATCACCGATTGATTTTAACTCCAGAAGCAGAAATGGAAGGAACTCGCGTAGAAGAAGTTGTTCGCGAAATTGTTCAAACAATCGAAGTTCCTCGTTAA
- a CDS encoding DUF58 domain-containing protein, with protein sequence MKFLASIHLTRFFFLVGGIGIALIGGAFFAPFLGIIGKTVLFVLLFAVILDVLLVNVNKEPIRVQRKFQQRMNLGDENKVTVSILNQTPQPLQVGIYEGYPVFMQKRASVWNALLLPKKTKEFNYSFTPTERGEYEFRNVVIFVRSTLFLAQRRLIIPLVEKIEVYPSVLQMKQYELKVFNQQTVSQGIKKVRRIGNTSEFEQIRNYVQGDDFRTVNWKATSRKNELMVNQYQEERSQPVYCVIDKSRPMQLAFHKMTMLDYAINSTLVFTNIALRKGDRAGLITFSDKMGSIVPAERNQGQLKRILENLYNQKTLFKEANYELLYQTIRKQVKTRSLLLLFTNFESEFAMRRALPMLQRLNKRHVLVVIFFQNNELQELAQQPVHSMKELIEATVADKMSNVKWNIARELRKNGIQTILSKPEDLSINSINKYLELKAKGVI encoded by the coding sequence ATGAAATTCTTGGCAAGCATACATCTCACCCGTTTCTTTTTCCTCGTAGGAGGAATTGGAATCGCGTTAATTGGAGGAGCATTTTTCGCTCCTTTCCTCGGCATCATTGGTAAAACAGTTTTGTTTGTACTATTGTTTGCCGTTATTTTAGATGTCTTGCTTGTAAATGTCAATAAAGAACCCATTCGTGTGCAACGCAAATTTCAACAGCGCATGAATTTAGGGGATGAAAACAAGGTTACGGTTTCGATTCTCAATCAAACACCGCAACCCCTTCAAGTTGGAATTTACGAGGGCTATCCAGTCTTCATGCAGAAAAGAGCTTCTGTTTGGAATGCGCTTTTACTTCCGAAGAAAACCAAAGAGTTCAATTACTCCTTCACTCCCACTGAGCGCGGAGAATACGAATTCAGAAACGTTGTTATTTTTGTTCGATCGACTTTGTTTCTTGCTCAAAGACGACTGATTATTCCATTGGTTGAAAAGATTGAAGTCTACCCGTCTGTTTTGCAAATGAAGCAATACGAATTGAAAGTTTTCAATCAACAAACGGTTTCTCAGGGAATCAAAAAAGTGCGACGGATTGGAAACACCAGTGAGTTTGAGCAAATTCGGAACTACGTTCAAGGAGATGATTTCAGAACGGTAAACTGGAAAGCAACGAGTCGGAAAAATGAATTGATGGTCAATCAATACCAAGAAGAGCGGTCGCAACCTGTTTATTGCGTCATTGACAAAAGTAGACCCATGCAGTTGGCATTTCACAAAATGACCATGCTGGATTATGCCATCAATTCCACCTTGGTATTCACCAATATTGCTTTGCGAAAAGGAGACCGAGCGGGTTTAATTACTTTCTCAGACAAAATGGGATCCATTGTTCCAGCAGAGCGGAATCAAGGGCAGTTGAAACGCATTTTGGAAAACCTCTACAATCAAAAAACATTATTCAAGGAAGCGAACTACGAATTGTTGTATCAAACGATTCGCAAGCAAGTAAAAACACGGTCTTTGCTCCTGCTTTTTACCAATTTCGAAAGCGAATTTGCCATGCGCAGAGCTTTGCCCATGCTGCAACGGTTGAACAAACGACACGTTTTGGTAGTCATTTTCTTCCAAAACAACGAATTGCAAGAATTGGCGCAGCAACCCGTTCATTCCATGAAAGAACTCATCGAAGCAACGGTGGCCGATAAAATGTCGAACGTGAAGTGGAACATAGCCCGCGAATTACGCAAAAATGGCATTCAGACAATTCTTTCAAAACCCGAAGATTTGTCAATCAATTCGATCAATAAGTATTTGGAATTGAAGGCAAAGGGGGTGATTTGA